One Sphingomicrobium sp. XHP0239 DNA segment encodes these proteins:
- a CDS encoding FMN-dependent NADH-azoreductase translates to MKILHIDSSTTGADSVTRELTAHAMRQLNEAYPDAEVIRLDLDADTIPHLEDGRPEPNRYVEQVKDIDLFVIGAPTYNFTVPTQLKSWFDRIAMAGETFRYTEDGPQGLLSDKRAIVAIASGGNYDDGHAFEHNKSYVKAFLNFLGIEPEIVEARGLAISEDAKAEAIAEAKQAIDQLVGKKELEPA, encoded by the coding sequence ATGAAGATCCTCCATATCGATAGCAGCACGACCGGTGCAGACAGCGTCACGCGCGAACTGACCGCGCACGCGATGCGCCAGCTCAACGAGGCGTATCCGGACGCCGAGGTAATTCGTCTCGATCTCGACGCCGACACGATCCCGCATCTTGAGGACGGGCGCCCCGAACCCAACCGCTATGTCGAACAGGTCAAGGACATCGACCTGTTCGTGATCGGAGCGCCGACCTACAATTTCACGGTGCCGACGCAGCTCAAGTCCTGGTTCGACCGTATCGCGATGGCGGGCGAGACGTTCCGCTACACTGAGGACGGACCCCAGGGTCTCCTGTCCGACAAGCGCGCCATCGTCGCGATCGCGTCGGGCGGCAATTACGACGACGGGCACGCGTTCGAGCACAACAAGAGCTATGTGAAGGCGTTCCTCAACTTCCTCGGCATCGAACCCGAGATCGTGGAAGCGCGCGGGCTGGCCATCAGCGAGGACGCGAAGGCCGAGGCGATCGCGGAGGCGAAGCAGGCGATCGACCAGCTGGTGGGCAAGAAAGAGCTCGAGCCGGCCTAG
- a CDS encoding dihydrolipoamide acetyltransferase family protein yields the protein MATFNFKLPDIGEGIAEAEIVEWHVAVGDVIEEDAHLADMMTDKATVEMESPVAGKVVKLAGEVGDQIAIGSVLVEIETEGDAPAQEDAPSADASPDVEDASEEEPIADGAEPLNKEQEEALPGLDTDEDAEPPVPQPRDEPEGEPQAKVLASPTVRKRATDLGIDLTQVKTTSDRIRHGDLDAYLLYNGGSVSHGATAPRADEQIKVVGMRRKIAENMQAAKRRIPHFTLVDEFDVTALEETRAMMNQDRGDKPKLTVLPFLIVAMARALPDFPMLNATYDDDANVVTRHGKMHLGMAAQTDAGLMVPVIKDAHGKTVWQLAADINRLAEEARSGKIARDDLQGATISLSSLGPMGGITSTPVITPPQVAIIAVNKMQELPVIEGDELVAKKKMNLSLSCDHRVVDGWDAASFLQHLRTFIENPIRLLSA from the coding sequence ATGGCGACCTTCAACTTCAAGCTCCCCGACATCGGCGAAGGCATCGCCGAGGCCGAGATCGTCGAATGGCACGTCGCGGTCGGCGACGTGATCGAGGAAGACGCCCATCTCGCCGACATGATGACCGACAAGGCCACCGTCGAGATGGAAAGCCCCGTCGCGGGCAAGGTGGTGAAGCTTGCCGGCGAGGTCGGCGACCAGATCGCGATCGGTTCGGTGCTGGTCGAGATCGAGACCGAGGGCGACGCCCCGGCTCAGGAAGACGCCCCCTCCGCCGATGCCTCCCCCGATGTCGAGGACGCATCGGAGGAAGAGCCCATCGCGGACGGCGCCGAACCTCTCAACAAGGAGCAGGAGGAGGCCCTCCCCGGTCTCGACACCGACGAGGATGCCGAGCCTCCCGTGCCGCAACCGCGGGACGAACCCGAAGGCGAGCCGCAGGCGAAGGTCCTAGCCAGCCCCACGGTCCGCAAGCGCGCCACCGATCTCGGCATCGACCTCACGCAGGTCAAGACGACCTCCGACCGCATCCGCCACGGCGATCTCGACGCCTATCTTCTCTACAACGGCGGCAGCGTCTCGCACGGCGCCACCGCGCCCCGCGCCGACGAACAGATCAAGGTCGTCGGCATGCGCCGCAAGATTGCGGAGAACATGCAGGCCGCCAAGCGCCGCATCCCGCATTTCACGCTGGTCGATGAATTCGACGTCACCGCGCTTGAGGAAACGCGCGCGATGATGAACCAGGATCGCGGCGACAAGCCCAAGCTTACCGTCCTTCCGTTCCTGATCGTCGCCATGGCTCGCGCGCTGCCCGACTTCCCGATGCTCAACGCGACCTACGACGACGATGCGAACGTCGTCACGCGACACGGCAAGATGCATCTTGGCATGGCCGCGCAGACCGATGCGGGCCTGATGGTTCCCGTCATCAAGGACGCGCACGGCAAGACCGTCTGGCAGCTGGCTGCCGACATCAATCGTCTCGCCGAGGAAGCGCGTTCGGGCAAGATCGCCCGCGACGACCTTCAGGGTGCGACCATCTCGCTTAGCTCGCTCGGCCCGATGGGCGGCATCACTTCGACGCCGGTCATCACGCCTCCGCAGGTCGCGATCATCGCGGTCAACAAGATGCAGGAACTGCCCGTCATCGAGGGCGATGAACTGGTCGCGAAGAAGAAGATGAACCTCTCGCTGTCATGCGACCATCGCGTCGTCGACGGATGGGACGCGGCAAGCTTCCTCCAGCATCTGCGAACCTTCATCGAGAACCCGATCCGGCTCCTGAGTGCCTAG
- a CDS encoding PspA/IM30 family protein, whose amino-acid sequence MPNLTPIEAKPKKRVRTLEPMVSGPVTASPVRKTGALLSGPIFTRARDIIAANVNELLDRSEDPAKMIRMMILEMEDVLGETRATAARAIADLKEMRATQERLDSMAADWTARAELALEKGREDLARQALMERGRIADMLDGMTSEMNDIETVLKGYEQDIQRLQAKLAEARTRQAAIAGRIERAMHQVRARETLYGGRTREAFARFEELERAADLAEGRAEAAGLASRTLEEEIAELKAAERVDLALEELKKKRTGAEEGKQG is encoded by the coding sequence ATGCCTAATCTGACCCCCATCGAAGCCAAGCCGAAAAAGCGGGTCCGCACCCTCGAACCGATGGTTAGCGGACCCGTCACGGCCAGTCCCGTACGCAAGACCGGCGCGCTGTTGAGCGGACCGATCTTCACCCGGGCGCGCGACATCATTGCGGCCAACGTCAACGAACTGCTCGACCGCAGCGAAGACCCGGCCAAGATGATCCGCATGATGATCCTCGAGATGGAAGACGTGCTGGGCGAAACCCGCGCGACGGCCGCCCGAGCGATCGCGGATCTGAAGGAAATGCGCGCCACGCAGGAGCGCCTGGATTCGATGGCCGCCGACTGGACCGCCCGCGCCGAACTGGCGCTGGAAAAGGGTCGCGAGGACCTGGCACGGCAGGCGTTGATGGAACGCGGGCGGATCGCCGACATGCTGGACGGCATGACGAGCGAGATGAACGACATCGAGACGGTCCTGAAGGGCTACGAACAGGATATTCAGCGGCTGCAGGCCAAGCTCGCCGAGGCGCGCACGCGGCAGGCCGCGATCGCCGGGCGCATCGAGCGCGCCATGCACCAGGTCAGAGCGCGCGAGACCCTCTACGGTGGCCGCACGCGCGAAGCGTTCGCTCGCTTCGAGGAACTGGAACGCGCCGCCGACCTTGCCGAGGGCCGGGCCGAAGCGGCGGGGCTGGCGAGCCGGACGCTGGAAGAGGAAATTGCCGAGCTGAAGGCCGCCGAACGGGTCGACCTGGCGCTCGAGGAACTGAAGAAGAAGCGCACGGGCGCCGAGGAAGGGAAACAGGGATGA
- a CDS encoding alpha-ketoacid dehydrogenase subunit beta, with translation MNMIQALNDAHKVAMRADDDVVVFGEDAGYFGGVFRVTAGLQEEFGKQRAFDAPISENGIVATAVGMAAYGLKPCIEIQFADYIYPGYDQIVSEVAKMRYRTAGEWPMPMVIRSPYGGGIYGGQTHSQSPESLFTHIAGIKTVIPSDPYDAKGLLLAAIEDPDPVVFFEPKRIYNGPFSGHHDKPVAPWSKHPRAEVPEGHYTVEIGKARIAREGAALTVLAYGTMVHVALAAMEEADVDAEIIDLRTLVPLDIETIEASVKKTGRCLIVHEAPRTSGFGAELSALVTERCFYHLEAPVERVTGWDTPYPHSYEWTYFPGPARIKNALQKVMAD, from the coding sequence ATGAACATGATCCAGGCGCTCAACGATGCGCACAAGGTCGCGATGCGCGCCGACGATGACGTCGTCGTCTTCGGCGAGGATGCGGGCTATTTCGGCGGCGTGTTCCGTGTCACCGCGGGCCTGCAGGAAGAATTCGGTAAGCAGCGCGCGTTCGACGCGCCGATCAGCGAGAACGGCATCGTCGCCACCGCGGTCGGCATGGCCGCCTACGGCCTCAAGCCCTGCATCGAGATCCAGTTCGCCGACTATATCTACCCCGGCTACGACCAGATCGTCAGCGAAGTCGCCAAGATGCGCTATCGCACCGCCGGCGAATGGCCGATGCCGATGGTCATCCGCTCGCCCTACGGCGGCGGCATCTATGGCGGCCAGACGCACTCGCAGTCGCCCGAAAGCCTCTTCACCCACATCGCCGGCATCAAGACGGTCATTCCGTCCGACCCCTACGACGCCAAGGGCCTGCTGCTCGCGGCGATCGAGGACCCCGATCCGGTCGTCTTCTTCGAGCCCAAGCGCATTTACAACGGCCCCTTCTCGGGCCACCACGACAAGCCGGTCGCGCCGTGGAGCAAGCATCCGCGCGCCGAGGTGCCGGAGGGGCATTACACCGTCGAGATCGGCAAAGCCCGTATCGCCCGCGAAGGCGCCGCGCTGACCGTGCTTGCCTACGGCACGATGGTCCATGTCGCGCTCGCCGCGATGGAAGAAGCCGATGTCGATGCCGAGATCATCGACCTGCGCACGCTCGTCCCCCTCGACATCGAAACGATCGAGGCTTCCGTGAAGAAAACCGGTCGCTGCCTCATCGTCCATGAGGCGCCGCGGACCTCGGGCTTCGGCGCCGAACTGTCCGCGCTGGTGACCGAACGCTGCTTCTATCACCTCGAAGCGCCGGTCGAGCGCGTGACGGGCTGGGATACGCCCTACCCGCACAGCTACGAATGGACCTATTTCCCCGGGCCTGCCCGGATCAAGAACGCACTACAGAAAGTGATGGCGGACTGA
- a CDS encoding DUF3297 family protein, with protein MSENDTPKKTELPDRLSMDPKSAHFNGELLQRGVGIKFNGQEKVGVEEYCLSEGWIRIAAGKSRDRFGNPMTVKLKGKVEPYLEDEQEKGDPSED; from the coding sequence ATGAGCGAAAACGACACCCCCAAGAAGACCGAGCTGCCCGACCGGCTCTCGATGGATCCCAAGAGCGCGCACTTCAACGGCGAGCTGCTGCAACGCGGCGTGGGCATCAAGTTCAACGGCCAGGAAAAGGTCGGGGTCGAGGAATATTGCCTGTCCGAAGGCTGGATCCGCATCGCCGCGGGCAAGAGCCGGGACCGTTTCGGCAATCCGATGACGGTCAAGCTGAAAGGCAAGGTCGAACCCTATCTCGAGGACGAACAGGAAAAAGGCGACCCGTCCGAGGACTGA
- a CDS encoding 3-methyl-2-oxobutanoate dehydrogenase (2-methylpropanoyl-transferring) subunit alpha, which produces MAREERANRPALKLHVPEPPYRPGDTPDYSHLEVPAAGSAPRPDTACDDKDTIPLATQLVRVLDDDHQAVGPWDPKLDPEVLRKILKDMVTVRIFDDRMYRAQRQGKTSFYMKCTGEEAIATSAAAAMDMEDIHFPTYRQQGLLVSRGYPLEKMMCQIYSNSGDHMKGRQLPIMYSDKEKGFFSISGNLATQFPQAVGWAMASAIKGDSRIAMGWIGDGATAEGDFHAAMTFASVYQAPVILACVNNQWAISSFSGIAGAEQATFASRAIGYGIASLRVDGNDALAVYAATRWAAERARSNHGPTFIEYFTYRAEGHSTSDDPTGYRPKEESENWPLGDPIERLKAHLIGLGEWDDERHGAMEEELSATVRAAQKAAEKRGVLSDQGDEGRETMFEDVYAEMPWHIAEQRDAALKEGK; this is translated from the coding sequence ATGGCACGAGAAGAGCGCGCCAACCGCCCGGCGCTGAAACTGCACGTTCCCGAGCCGCCCTATCGGCCCGGCGACACGCCCGATTATTCGCACCTCGAGGTGCCCGCCGCGGGCAGCGCGCCGCGCCCCGACACGGCCTGCGACGACAAGGACACGATCCCGCTCGCGACCCAACTGGTCCGCGTTCTCGACGACGATCACCAGGCGGTCGGGCCGTGGGACCCCAAGCTCGACCCCGAAGTGTTGCGCAAGATCCTCAAGGACATGGTCACGGTCCGCATCTTCGACGATCGCATGTACCGCGCTCAGCGGCAGGGAAAGACCAGCTTCTACATGAAGTGCACGGGCGAGGAGGCGATCGCGACCTCCGCCGCCGCCGCGATGGACATGGAGGACATCCATTTCCCGACCTATCGCCAGCAGGGCCTGCTGGTCTCGCGCGGCTATCCGCTCGAAAAGATGATGTGCCAAATCTATTCGAACAGCGGCGATCACATGAAGGGCCGCCAGCTGCCGATCATGTATTCGGACAAGGAAAAGGGCTTCTTCTCCATTTCCGGCAACCTCGCGACGCAGTTTCCGCAGGCCGTCGGCTGGGCGATGGCGAGCGCGATCAAGGGCGACAGCCGCATCGCGATGGGCTGGATCGGCGACGGCGCGACGGCGGAAGGCGACTTTCACGCCGCGATGACCTTCGCGTCGGTATACCAGGCGCCCGTCATCCTCGCCTGCGTCAACAACCAGTGGGCGATCTCGAGCTTCTCCGGCATCGCGGGCGCCGAACAGGCGACCTTCGCCAGCCGCGCAATCGGATATGGTATCGCCAGCCTGCGCGTCGACGGCAACGATGCGCTCGCGGTCTACGCCGCCACCCGCTGGGCCGCCGAACGGGCACGATCGAACCACGGTCCGACCTTCATCGAATATTTCACCTATCGCGCCGAGGGACACAGCACGTCCGATGACCCCACGGGCTATCGTCCGAAGGAAGAGAGCGAGAACTGGCCGCTGGGCGATCCCATCGAGCGGTTGAAGGCGCACCTGATCGGCCTCGGCGAATGGGACGACGAGCGTCATGGCGCGATGGAGGAGGAGCTCTCCGCCACCGTCCGCGCCGCGCAGAAGGCCGCCGAGAAACGCGGCGTCCTGTCGGATCAGGGCGACGAGGGACGCGAAACGATGTTCGAGGACGTGTATGCCGAGATGCCCTGGCATATCGCCGAACAGCGCGACGCCGCGCTGAAGGAGGGCAAGTAG
- a CDS encoding amidohydrolase family protein, whose amino-acid sequence MSIRLALLIGSAFIATPALAQDSDEPTPEQGPPVEPLMEDMPTGEPAAEAPENDSWDVAQMRGSGDMVNLDVTEGTWMSLDVSPNGSEIVFDLLGDLYLLPIEGGDAVPIATGHQWDMQPVFSPDGSEIAFTSDRGGGDNLWVMNRDGTSPRQVSDESFRLLTQPEWTPDGDYVVGRKHFTSARSLGAGEMWLYAASGTGDGVQMTQKRTDQKDTGEPAFSPDGRYMYYSDDATPGDTFEYSKDVNGQIYVIRRLDRETGDIDTIVSGPGGAIRPTPSPDGSKLAFVRRIRYQSTLMVMDLESGRITPVTDQLDRDMQETWAVHGVYPHMAWTPDSEDIVFWGKGGIQRVNVASHDVREIPFRVQGQRWVADAVRNQKRIGQPTFETKALRFTTVNPSGDSVVFEALGKLHLRDLRSGSTRALTPDTDTMQSYPTFSRDGRQLAWVEWDDDDLARIRVARADGSRARTLNIGTGHFVEPTFSPDGEHLVYRKTGGGYITSPLYSTEPGIYRVPLSGGEPMLVSEGGTDPQFGADPNRLYYLTGRDDKFILQSILLDSRERQDHLSSDNAGDYRIAPDDAFVAWTERFQTYVLPFAKTGRTLDVSPGGGALPQAQVTKDVGDWVHWSADGDTLYWSEGPTLYRRDIAAIADLEAPEGDQETVEGIRVADLAITAQTDLSDETYVLSGARIITMNGDEVIENGAVMVDNGRIAAVGPLAAMSWAQGTEVIDVTGKTIIPGIFDAHWHGPMGAGLTIPQQNWAHAASLAHGVTTVWDPSNNSYTVFAAGEYQRAGRIVAPRIYSTGTILYGATTPFTAKIDTVDDALSHLRRLKAMGAWSVKSYNQPRRDQRQMVLEAARRLEMDVMPEGGSLFMHNMTMVADGHTTIEHALPVQIIYDDVLQMWGSKDSPKTAYTPTLNVAYGGPWGELWWYQTTNVWADPILNKWVPRGSLDASARRGVFFPESENNLELVAAQAKKLEERGVYTNIGAHGQREGLGAHWEMWSYALGGMSNHDALRTATMYPALTMGLSQDLGSIEPGKLADLVVLDANPLENIRNTATVNMVMQDGKLYDSNLRIVAGGEGGVDPFWFQQEAGAAYTATAATDTHTHGEH is encoded by the coding sequence ATGTCCATCCGCCTCGCCCTTCTGATCGGGTCCGCCTTCATCGCCACCCCCGCCCTCGCGCAGGACAGTGACGAGCCTACGCCCGAACAGGGTCCGCCGGTCGAACCGCTGATGGAGGACATGCCGACGGGCGAACCTGCCGCCGAAGCACCCGAGAACGACAGCTGGGACGTCGCGCAGATGCGCGGAAGCGGCGACATGGTGAACCTCGACGTCACCGAAGGCACGTGGATGAGCCTCGACGTCAGCCCCAACGGCAGCGAGATCGTGTTCGATCTGCTGGGCGATCTCTATCTGCTGCCCATCGAAGGCGGCGACGCGGTGCCGATCGCGACCGGTCACCAGTGGGACATGCAACCCGTCTTCTCCCCGGACGGGAGCGAGATCGCCTTCACGTCCGACCGCGGTGGCGGCGACAATCTGTGGGTGATGAACCGCGACGGCACGAGCCCCCGGCAGGTGTCGGACGAAAGTTTCCGCCTCCTGACCCAGCCCGAATGGACGCCCGACGGCGACTATGTCGTGGGTCGAAAACACTTCACCTCGGCCCGCAGCCTCGGCGCGGGCGAGATGTGGCTCTATGCCGCATCCGGCACCGGCGACGGCGTCCAGATGACGCAGAAGCGCACCGATCAGAAGGATACCGGCGAACCCGCTTTCAGCCCCGACGGACGCTACATGTACTATTCGGACGATGCGACGCCCGGGGACACGTTCGAATATTCCAAGGACGTCAACGGCCAGATCTATGTGATCCGTCGGCTCGACCGCGAAACGGGCGACATCGACACGATCGTCTCCGGCCCCGGCGGCGCGATCCGCCCGACGCCTTCGCCCGACGGCAGCAAACTCGCCTTCGTCCGCCGTATCCGCTACCAGTCGACGCTGATGGTGATGGACCTCGAGAGCGGCCGCATCACTCCCGTCACCGACCAGCTCGACCGCGACATGCAGGAAACCTGGGCGGTGCACGGCGTCTATCCGCACATGGCCTGGACCCCCGACAGCGAGGACATCGTCTTCTGGGGCAAGGGCGGGATCCAGCGCGTCAACGTCGCCAGCCACGACGTGCGCGAAATCCCGTTCCGCGTTCAGGGCCAGCGCTGGGTCGCCGATGCGGTCCGCAACCAGAAGCGCATCGGCCAGCCGACCTTCGAGACCAAGGCGCTCCGCTTCACGACGGTGAACCCGTCGGGCGACAGCGTGGTGTTCGAGGCGCTCGGAAAGCTTCACCTGCGCGACCTGCGTTCGGGCAGCACCCGCGCACTGACCCCCGACACCGACACGATGCAGAGCTATCCGACCTTCTCGCGCGACGGACGCCAGCTCGCGTGGGTGGAATGGGACGACGACGATCTCGCGCGGATTCGTGTCGCCCGCGCCGACGGCAGCCGCGCCCGCACGCTCAACATCGGAACCGGCCATTTCGTCGAACCGACCTTCTCTCCCGACGGCGAGCATCTCGTCTATCGCAAGACGGGCGGCGGCTATATCACCAGCCCGCTCTATTCGACCGAACCCGGCATCTATCGCGTCCCCCTATCGGGCGGCGAGCCGATGCTGGTCAGCGAAGGCGGGACCGACCCGCAGTTCGGTGCCGATCCCAACCGGCTCTATTATCTCACCGGCCGCGACGACAAGTTCATCCTCCAGTCGATCCTTCTCGACAGCCGCGAGCGGCAGGATCACCTGTCGAGCGACAATGCGGGCGACTATCGCATCGCGCCCGACGACGCATTCGTCGCCTGGACCGAACGGTTCCAGACCTACGTCCTTCCCTTCGCCAAGACCGGCCGCACGCTCGACGTCTCCCCGGGCGGCGGCGCCCTGCCGCAGGCGCAGGTCACCAAGGACGTCGGCGACTGGGTGCACTGGTCCGCCGACGGCGACACGCTCTACTGGTCCGAAGGTCCGACGCTCTATCGCCGCGACATCGCCGCGATCGCCGATCTCGAAGCGCCCGAGGGAGATCAGGAAACGGTCGAGGGCATTCGCGTCGCCGATCTCGCCATCACCGCACAGACCGATCTGTCCGACGAGACCTATGTCCTGTCGGGCGCGCGGATCATCACGATGAACGGCGACGAGGTCATCGAAAACGGCGCGGTCATGGTCGACAACGGCCGCATCGCCGCCGTCGGCCCGCTGGCCGCGATGAGCTGGGCGCAGGGAACCGAGGTCATCGATGTCACCGGCAAGACCATCATCCCCGGCATTTTCGATGCGCACTGGCACGGACCGATGGGCGCTGGCCTCACCATCCCGCAGCAGAACTGGGCCCACGCCGCCAGCCTGGCGCACGGGGTCACGACGGTCTGGGATCCCTCGAACAACAGCTACACCGTCTTCGCGGCGGGCGAATATCAGCGCGCCGGACGGATCGTTGCGCCGCGCATCTATTCGACCGGCACGATCCTCTACGGCGCCACTACCCCGTTTACCGCCAAGATCGATACGGTCGACGACGCGCTCTCGCACCTGCGCCGGCTGAAGGCGATGGGCGCATGGAGCGTGAAGAGCTACAACCAGCCTCGCCGCGACCAGCGCCAGATGGTTCTCGAAGCCGCCCGTCGGCTCGAGATGGACGTGATGCCCGAAGGCGGCAGCCTGTTCATGCACAACATGACGATGGTCGCCGACGGCCATACCACCATCGAACATGCGCTGCCCGTGCAGATTATCTATGACGACGTGCTGCAGATGTGGGGATCGAAGGACAGTCCCAAGACCGCCTACACCCCGACCCTCAACGTCGCCTACGGCGGCCCTTGGGGCGAATTGTGGTGGTATCAGACGACGAACGTCTGGGCCGATCCCATTCTCAACAAATGGGTACCGCGCGGTTCGCTCGACGCCTCTGCGCGACGCGGGGTCTTCTTCCCCGAAAGCGAGAACAACCTCGAACTGGTCGCCGCGCAGGCGAAGAAGCTCGAGGAACGGGGCGTCTACACCAACATCGGCGCCCACGGACAGCGCGAGGGCCTCGGCGCGCACTGGGAGATGTGGAGCTACGCGCTGGGCGGCATGAGCAATCATGACGCGCTGCGCACTGCGACCATGTATCCGGCGCTCACGATGGGGCTCTCGCAGGATCTCGGTTCGATCGAACCGGGCAAGCTCGCCGACCTCGTCGTTCTCGACGCCAATCCGCTCGAGAACATCCGCAATACCGCGACCGTCAACATGGTGATGCAGGACGGCAAGCTCTACGACAGCAACCTGCGCATCGTCGCGGGCGGGGAAGGTGGCGTCGATCCCTTCTGGTTCCAGCAGGAGGCGGGCGCGGCCTACACCGCGACAGCGGCGACCGATACGCACACGCACGGAGAGCATTGA
- a CDS encoding PspC domain-containing protein codes for MSKVKQVFNDDKRMLLGGASETAKRLGIDVLFVRIALAFMFLVVEWEPTVVAYLIVSAAFYFAARKEIPSLDRTERRLRSRSKSGSVHDMRTKLDTNDRRMMAIDQHLSSAESDKLAREIEELRAKVDAKKGVSRDPAATADDAAGSKGDEK; via the coding sequence ATGAGCAAGGTCAAGCAGGTATTCAACGACGACAAGCGCATGCTGCTGGGCGGCGCGAGCGAAACCGCCAAGCGGCTCGGCATCGACGTGCTGTTCGTGCGCATCGCGCTGGCCTTCATGTTTCTCGTGGTGGAGTGGGAGCCGACCGTGGTCGCCTATCTCATTGTGTCGGCAGCCTTCTATTTCGCCGCGCGCAAGGAAATTCCGTCGCTCGACCGCACCGAACGCCGGTTGCGCTCACGATCCAAGAGCGGGTCGGTCCACGACATGCGCACCAAGCTCGATACCAACGACCGGCGGATGATGGCGATCGACCAGCATCTTTCGAGCGCGGAAAGCGACAAGCTGGCGCGGGAGATCGAGGAACTTCGCGCCAAGGTCGACGCCAAGAAGGGTGTGTCCAGAGATCCGGCCGCGACCGCCGACGATGCGGCCGGGAGCAAGGGAGACGAAAAATGA
- a CDS encoding calcium/sodium antiporter produces the protein MTITLLILAGLVALALGGEFLVRGTVGLARRMGVSPLLAGLVIVGFGTSAPELVTSLQAATTGSPAIAVGNVIGSNIANILLILGVSATIIPLPIAPPAFYRDGFALSMATLGVLAGVLLGGFDRLSGILLVMMLVTYVIAAYITDKDRHDTEAERHERNQAQKPDTKRALFALIAMTAGGIVGVVFGAQWLIEGSVTLARGFGISEAVIGLTIVAVGTSLPELVACVAAALKKEPDVALGNIVGSGIYNIFGILGITAAIVPLPAPAEIAAFDIFVLTGITALLMLFLRTGWTISRREGAIFVLAYVAYVAWQLAGAL, from the coding sequence ATGACCATCACGCTGCTCATCCTCGCCGGCCTCGTCGCCCTCGCCCTCGGGGGCGAATTTCTCGTCCGCGGCACCGTCGGACTGGCGCGTCGAATGGGCGTGTCTCCGTTGCTCGCGGGTCTGGTAATCGTCGGCTTCGGCACGTCGGCGCCCGAACTGGTAACGAGCCTTCAGGCCGCCACCACCGGCTCTCCCGCCATCGCGGTCGGGAACGTCATCGGCTCGAATATCGCCAACATCCTCCTGATCCTCGGCGTCAGCGCGACGATCATTCCGCTCCCCATCGCCCCGCCCGCCTTCTACCGCGACGGCTTCGCGCTCAGCATGGCCACCCTGGGCGTGTTGGCGGGGGTGCTGCTCGGCGGATTCGACCGCCTGTCGGGCATCCTGCTTGTCATGATGCTGGTGACTTACGTCATCGCCGCCTACATCACCGACAAGGACCGCCACGATACCGAGGCGGAGCGGCACGAGCGCAACCAGGCGCAGAAGCCCGATACCAAGCGCGCGCTGTTCGCGCTCATCGCCATGACCGCGGGCGGCATCGTGGGGGTCGTTTTCGGCGCACAATGGCTGATCGAAGGCTCGGTCACGCTCGCGCGCGGGTTCGGCATTTCCGAGGCAGTGATCGGGCTCACCATCGTCGCGGTCGGCACCAGCCTGCCCGAACTGGTCGCCTGCGTCGCCGCCGCGCTCAAGAAGGAGCCCGACGTTGCCTTGGGCAACATCGTCGGTTCGGGCATTTACAACATCTTCGGTATCCTCGGCATCACCGCCGCGATCGTCCCGCTTCCCGCCCCAGCCGAAATCGCCGCCTTCGACATCTTCGTCCTTACCGGCATTACCGCGCTGCTGATGCTATTCCTGCGCACGGGTTGGACGATCAGCCGACGCGAGGGTGCGATCTTCGTCCTCGCCTATGTCGCCTACGTCGCCTGGCAGTTGGCGGGCGCGCTTTAA
- a CDS encoding winged helix-turn-helix transcriptional regulator, with protein MADTAIASNEVDQPLEHLHLAGCKNVAPVLNRVGDKWSMLIVMVLATGDRRFSELKREIDGISQRMLTRSLRGLERDGLVDRTVTASIPPRVDYALTDLGRSLTAPVKALGDWAIEHIDCIRAAQSRYDAREDEV; from the coding sequence ATGGCTGATACCGCGATCGCTTCGAACGAGGTCGACCAGCCGCTCGAACATCTTCATCTTGCCGGGTGCAAGAATGTGGCGCCCGTGCTCAATCGCGTCGGCGACAAATGGTCGATGCTAATCGTGATGGTGCTTGCGACCGGCGACCGGCGCTTTTCCGAACTGAAGCGCGAGATCGACGGCATTTCGCAGCGTATGCTGACGCGCAGTCTACGCGGCCTCGAACGCGACGGACTGGTCGACCGCACCGTCACCGCCTCGATCCCGCCGCGCGTCGATTATGCGCTGACCGATCTCGGTCGCTCGCTCACCGCACCCGTCAAGGCACTGGGCGACTGGGCGATCGAACATATCGACTGCATTCGCGCGGCCCAGTCCCGCTACGACGCGCGCGAGGACGAAGTTTAG